A section of the Geothermobacter ehrlichii genome encodes:
- the rplK gene encoding 50S ribosomal protein L11: MAKKVIGQIKLQIPAGQANPSPPVGPALGQHGVNIMEFCKAFNAKTQGDAGMIIPVIITVYADRSFSFITKTPPAAVLLLKAAKLQKGSGVPNKEKVGKVTREQVREIAQIKMPDLNAYDIEAAMRTVEGTARSMGIEIEG; encoded by the coding sequence ATGGCCAAGAAGGTTATTGGACAGATAAAGCTGCAGATTCCCGCCGGTCAGGCGAATCCCTCGCCTCCGGTTGGCCCCGCGCTCGGTCAGCACGGTGTCAACATCATGGAATTCTGCAAGGCGTTCAATGCCAAGACGCAGGGCGATGCAGGCATGATCATTCCGGTCATCATCACCGTCTATGCCGATCGTTCCTTTTCTTTCATCACCAAGACCCCGCCGGCGGCCGTGCTGCTGCTGAAGGCGGCCAAGCTGCAGAAGGGGTCCGGTGTGCCGAACAAGGAGAAGGTGGGCAAGGTGACCCGCGAGCAGGTGCGCGAAATCGCCCAGATCAAGATGCCGGACCTGAACGCCTACGATATCGAGGCTGCCATGCGGACCGTCGAAGGAACCGCCCGCAGCATGGGTATCGAAATCGAGGGATAA